The following coding sequences are from one Desulfonatronum sp. SC1 window:
- the aroE gene encoding shikimate dehydrogenase — protein MNTIKPVFIPDHLYGIIGYPLGHSLSPLLHNWGFQHYNLKAIYCKWPMPTDRLPEFVAALRTLSIPGVSVTIPHKRAIMPYLDGLTADAMHAGAVNTLFWRDGELWGDNTDVQGFLEPLTARRSQIRTALVLGVGGASRAVVWGLKRFGVERVTVCGRSSESTVSLARDAGCVYIPWEERGQWSGDLLVNATPLGMSGKFRELSPWPGKISNIHIAYDLVYNPQETCFLRQAKEGGIQRVGGLEMFIAQAQGQFRLWTKKELPNEPVRELLSSALGEVG, from the coding sequence ATGAACACAATCAAGCCGGTCTTCATCCCCGATCACCTTTACGGAATAATCGGCTATCCGCTGGGGCACAGCTTGAGCCCCCTGCTCCACAACTGGGGCTTCCAGCACTACAATTTGAAGGCTATTTACTGTAAGTGGCCGATGCCGACCGACAGGCTGCCGGAATTTGTCGCGGCCTTGCGGACATTGTCGATTCCAGGCGTAAGCGTGACCATCCCCCACAAGCGAGCGATCATGCCGTATCTGGACGGACTGACCGCCGACGCGATGCACGCCGGAGCCGTGAATACGCTGTTCTGGCGCGACGGGGAACTCTGGGGGGACAACACGGATGTCCAGGGCTTCCTGGAGCCATTGACGGCCAGGCGGAGCCAGATCAGGACGGCGCTGGTCCTTGGTGTCGGGGGGGCGTCCAGAGCCGTGGTCTGGGGCTTGAAACGGTTCGGAGTCGAACGCGTCACGGTCTGCGGACGCAGCTCGGAAAGCACGGTATCCCTGGCTCGAGATGCTGGATGTGTTTATATTCCCTGGGAAGAACGTGGGCAATGGAGCGGAGATCTGCTGGTTAACGCCACTCCGCTGGGCATGTCCGGTAAATTCAGGGAATTAAGCCCTTGGCCCGGTAAAATCTCCAATATTCACATTGCCTACGACCTGGTCTACAATCCCCAGGAAACGTGTTTTCTCCGCCAAGCCAAGGAAGGTGGCATCCAGAGGGTCGGTGGGCTGGAAATGTTCATCGCCCAGGCCCAGGGGCAGTTTCGTCTCTGGACCAAAAAAGAACTCCCGAACGAACCCGTTCGGGAGTTGCTTTCATCCGCTCTTGGCGAGGTCGGATAG
- a CDS encoding M48 family metallopeptidase produces the protein MQRVELADGRSCPYRIQESDRARRIRLKLSATEGMVVIVPAGTVPHRDDLERLIRTKSRWITRHLHRFAQQERVAQTWDLALPGHIHLSAINERWEVRYADPDANQAPMSTRVRVMTQGVLRVCGPESGRAEDCAHALRAWARAKAGAVLPAWLDELAQDLRMSFSRVSIRDQRTRWGSCSRHGRINLNCKLLFLPRPWTRYVLIHELCHTKIMNHGPDFWALVAMHEPQARRIRTEMRSAWMKIPAWMTTA, from the coding sequence ATGCAGCGAGTTGAACTGGCCGACGGGCGGTCCTGTCCATACCGGATTCAGGAGTCCGACCGCGCCCGAAGAATCCGGCTCAAGCTGTCAGCCACCGAGGGCATGGTGGTTATCGTACCCGCCGGGACGGTTCCGCATCGTGACGATCTGGAGCGACTGATCCGGACCAAATCACGCTGGATCACCCGCCACCTGCACCGGTTCGCGCAGCAGGAACGTGTCGCGCAGACCTGGGATCTCGCGTTGCCGGGGCATATCCACCTGTCGGCCATTAACGAACGATGGGAGGTACGCTATGCCGACCCGGACGCGAATCAAGCGCCCATGTCGACCCGGGTGCGCGTCATGACCCAGGGCGTGCTCCGGGTTTGCGGGCCGGAGTCGGGCCGTGCCGAGGATTGCGCCCATGCGCTGCGGGCCTGGGCGCGCGCCAAGGCCGGCGCCGTGCTGCCGGCCTGGCTGGACGAACTGGCGCAAGATTTACGGATGTCCTTTTCCCGGGTCTCGATTCGCGATCAGCGAACACGCTGGGGAAGCTGCTCCCGACACGGCCGCATCAACCTGAACTGCAAACTGCTCTTCCTCCCCCGCCCCTGGACCCGCTACGTCCTGATTCACGAACTCTGTCACACTAAAATCATGAACCACGGCCCGGACTTCTGGGCACTGGTGGCCATGCATGAGCCGCAAGCCCGGCGCATCCGAACGGAAATGCGTTCGGCCTGGATGAAAATCCCGGCTTGGATGACCACAGCCTGA
- a CDS encoding lytic transglycosylase domain-containing protein, whose amino-acid sequence MLVLTVSLFLTACAGHQKPTTLIGEPDTVKDARITADGQIPSSTQLESGDTFILPDPPLDAYGQIIVDFDDPLTDAERKALEAPLDFEFVLDIQETKDVERFFRFFTHDIRDRFEIWLKRSEQFLPEVRDIFAEYGIPHDLIYLPFLESGYNPMAYSRAGAGGMWQFMPRTGESFGMTFDWWIDQRRCPRLSTHAAAAYLSRLYNMFDDWYLALAAYNAGEGRISRAMQRSGTDNYFDLASINNLLANETRHYVPKFMAILKIIQNLEELGFDPIDWNNSPRLAEIEITGGTDLVALASTSGMDWDTFRQLNPSFRRQVSPPGKKVTIFVPEEKQTAVAAYLKKPSSAPFTGFQRYQVRRGDSWYVLSSRFDTPIDVLKRINNRTSNTLRIGESVMVPASPAAVAAARQSGGAASTQERASQRANHVVQSGDTLWSLARRHGVTVQTLAQANGITSGSTLRVGQRLYIPQIERAGTRTASATTNVVQYRVRSGDTLWRIAQRYGVTTSNLVAWNKLPRNGLIRPGDNLKIYVTQ is encoded by the coding sequence ATGCTCGTATTGACGGTTTCGCTTTTTTTAACCGCCTGCGCAGGCCACCAGAAGCCCACAACTCTCATCGGTGAGCCCGATACCGTCAAGGATGCCCGAATCACCGCTGATGGGCAAATCCCCTCCAGTACGCAACTGGAGAGCGGTGACACATTCATTCTGCCCGACCCACCCTTGGACGCATATGGACAAATCATCGTTGACTTTGACGATCCGCTGACTGATGCGGAAAGAAAAGCGTTAGAAGCACCATTGGATTTTGAATTTGTCCTGGATATCCAAGAAACGAAAGATGTGGAGCGTTTTTTTCGTTTTTTCACCCACGATATTCGTGATCGCTTCGAGATATGGCTCAAACGATCCGAGCAATTTCTCCCCGAAGTTCGTGACATATTTGCCGAGTACGGTATTCCTCACGACCTGATTTATCTTCCTTTTTTGGAAAGTGGCTATAACCCCATGGCTTACTCCAGGGCAGGTGCCGGTGGCATGTGGCAATTCATGCCTCGGACAGGTGAATCTTTCGGGATGACGTTCGACTGGTGGATCGACCAACGCCGCTGCCCTCGTCTGTCCACCCATGCCGCCGCCGCTTACCTTTCCCGCCTCTATAACATGTTTGACGACTGGTACCTGGCTTTGGCAGCGTATAATGCAGGTGAGGGACGTATCTCCCGGGCCATGCAGCGCAGCGGGACGGATAATTATTTTGACCTCGCCAGCATCAACAACCTCTTGGCCAATGAGACGCGGCACTATGTCCCTAAATTCATGGCCATCTTGAAAATTATCCAAAACCTAGAAGAACTCGGCTTCGACCCTATCGACTGGAACAACAGTCCACGCTTGGCCGAGATAGAAATTACTGGAGGAACGGATCTCGTAGCCCTGGCATCAACCAGCGGAATGGATTGGGATACCTTTCGCCAGTTGAATCCCTCATTTCGCCGTCAAGTCAGCCCTCCCGGCAAGAAAGTGACCATTTTCGTGCCGGAAGAGAAACAAACCGCTGTCGCCGCCTACCTGAAAAAACCAAGTTCCGCGCCGTTCACTGGATTTCAGCGCTATCAGGTCCGTCGGGGCGACTCCTGGTACGTCCTATCCTCCCGTTTCGACACCCCCATCGATGTCCTGAAGCGCATCAACAACAGAACCAGCAACACGCTGCGCATCGGCGAATCCGTGATGGTTCCCGCATCACCCGCCGCCGTGGCCGCGGCTCGTCAGTCCGGAGGAGCCGCCTCCACGCAGGAGCGGGCCAGTCAGCGCGCCAACCATGTGGTTCAGTCCGGAGATACGCTGTGGAGCTTGGCCAGACGTCACGGCGTGACCGTCCAAACTTTGGCTCAAGCTAACGGCATAACATCCGGCTCCACCTTACGCGTTGGACAACGACTGTACATTCCCCAGATCGAACGCGCAGGTACTCGGACGGCGTCAGCCACGACCAACGTGGTTCAGTACCGCGTCCGCAGCGGCGACACCCTGTGGCGCATAGCCCAGCGTTATGGCGTAACAACCAGTAATCTGGTCGCATGGAACAAGCTACCGCGCAACGGGCTGATCCGCCCTGGTGACAACCTCAAGATTTACGTTACACAGTAA
- a CDS encoding extracellular solute-binding protein: MPALQLHFRFALLVALTLFLAAPASSGAEPAWRHGLALHYDLKYPPNFTHFDYVNPDAPKGGELRLAGIGTFDSLNPFILRGTPPLGMGMIFETLTERSQDEPFSEYGLIAESMLIPEDHSWVAFTLREEARFHDGSPITVQDVIFTLELLQTKGHPFYRAYYANVVSAEEIGPRQVRFSFGGTVNRELPLIIGQMPVLSKAYWQDQDFERTTLDIPLGSGPYRIARVEPGRSITYQRVEDYWAADLPVNRGRHNFDVMRYDYYRDVNVALEAFKAGQYGFRQENVARNWATGYDGPALRQGRIVMAEIPHELPTGMQGFAFNTRRPMFRDPLVRQALAEVFDFEWSNANLFHGAYTRTASYFSNSELASSGLPSPEELALLEPHGDILPESLFTTEFQPPVTDGSGNIRENLRRALVLLEQAGWTISGRDRKLRYTSGGEALEFEILLNDSVFERVCLPYARNLERLGITVRVRTVDATQYQNRMNDFDFDMTVGLFPQSLSPGNEQRDFWTSEAAATPGSRNITGVRDPVVDELVDLVIAAPDRDSLVTRARALDRVLLHGHYVIPHWHSREFRVAYWDKFARPEINPRYGLALDAWWEK, from the coding sequence ATGCCCGCACTCCAGCTCCATTTCCGATTTGCCCTGCTTGTGGCTTTAACCCTGTTCCTCGCCGCTCCCGCTTCATCCGGAGCTGAGCCGGCCTGGCGGCATGGGCTGGCCCTGCATTATGACCTGAAGTACCCGCCGAACTTTACCCACTTCGACTACGTCAACCCCGACGCCCCCAAGGGCGGGGAGTTGCGACTCGCCGGCATAGGGACCTTCGACAGCCTGAATCCCTTTATCCTGCGCGGCACGCCTCCTCTGGGCATGGGGATGATCTTCGAGACCCTGACGGAACGGTCCCAGGACGAGCCGTTTTCCGAATACGGGCTGATCGCCGAGAGCATGCTGATCCCGGAGGACCACTCCTGGGTGGCCTTCACCTTGCGGGAAGAGGCTCGGTTTCATGACGGTTCGCCCATCACGGTGCAGGACGTGATCTTCACCTTGGAGCTGCTCCAGACCAAGGGCCATCCGTTCTACCGGGCATATTACGCCAACGTGGTCTCGGCGGAGGAAATCGGCCCCCGGCAGGTCCGGTTTTCCTTCGGGGGAACGGTTAACCGGGAGCTGCCGCTGATCATCGGTCAGATGCCCGTTCTGTCCAAAGCCTATTGGCAGGATCAGGATTTTGAACGCACGACCCTGGACATCCCCTTGGGCAGCGGCCCGTACCGCATCGCCCGGGTGGAGCCCGGACGATCCATCACCTATCAGCGGGTGGAGGATTACTGGGCCGCGGACCTGCCCGTGAACCGCGGTCGGCACAACTTCGACGTGATGCGCTACGACTATTACCGGGACGTGAACGTGGCCCTGGAGGCCTTCAAGGCCGGGCAGTACGGCTTCCGGCAGGAAAACGTGGCCAGAAACTGGGCCACGGGGTATGACGGGCCGGCCCTGCGTCAGGGACGGATCGTGATGGCGGAGATTCCCCACGAACTGCCCACGGGCATGCAGGGATTTGCCTTCAACACCCGCCGCCCAATGTTCCGCGACCCCCTGGTCCGGCAGGCCCTGGCCGAGGTCTTTGATTTCGAATGGTCCAACGCCAACCTTTTTCATGGCGCGTACACCCGGACCGCGAGCTACTTTTCCAACTCCGAACTGGCCTCTTCCGGCCTGCCTTCCCCGGAGGAACTGGCCCTGCTGGAACCGCACGGGGACATTCTGCCGGAAAGCCTTTTTACCACGGAGTTCCAGCCGCCTGTCACCGACGGGTCGGGGAACATTCGCGAAAATCTCCGCCGGGCTTTGGTCCTTTTGGAGCAGGCCGGTTGGACCATTTCCGGTCGGGATCGCAAGCTGCGCTACACCTCAGGCGGCGAGGCCCTGGAGTTTGAGATCCTGCTCAACGATTCGGTCTTTGAGCGGGTTTGCCTGCCCTATGCCCGCAACCTGGAACGGCTGGGGATCACCGTACGGGTGCGCACCGTGGACGCCACCCAATACCAGAACCGGATGAACGATTTTGACTTCGACATGACCGTAGGCCTGTTTCCGCAATCCCTGTCGCCGGGCAACGAGCAGCGCGACTTCTGGACCTCCGAGGCGGCGGCTACGCCCGGCTCCCGGAACATCACCGGGGTCCGTGACCCGGTGGTGGACGAACTGGTGGACCTGGTCATCGCCGCTCCGGATCGGGACAGCCTGGTCACCCGCGCCCGGGCTCTGGACAGGGTCTTGCTCCACGGCCACTACGTGATCCCACACTGGCATTCGCGTGAATTCCGCGTAGCGTATTGGGACAAATTCGCCCGACCGGAAATCAACCCCAGATACGGGCTGGCCTTGGACGCCTGGTGGGAGAAGTAG
- a CDS encoding microcin C ABC transporter permease YejB, producing the protein MTAYILRRLLLMIPTLLGIMVLNFIIIQAAPGGPVERVIAQLRGHDVAATGRFAGTDRGEMQAAHLSEVDQSRYRGAQGIDPELIAELERMYGFDQPPATRFVQMMGNYLRFDFGQSFYRDQTVVSLILQKMPVSISLGLWTTLLVYAISIPLGIRKAVRDGSAFDVATSAVVVVGYAIPGFLFAVLLIVMFAGGSFLDIFPLRGLTSENWHELSWPLRVLDYFWHLTLPVAAMVIGGFAGLTMLTKNSFLEEINKQYVMTARSKGLAERRVLYGHVFRNAMLIVVAGFPSAFIGILFTSALLIEVIFSLDGLGLLGFEAAINRDYPVMFGTLYIFTLLGLLLNLAGDLMYTLIDPRIDFESRG; encoded by the coding sequence GTGACCGCCTACATCCTGCGCCGACTGCTGCTCATGATCCCCACGCTGCTGGGAATCATGGTCCTGAACTTCATCATTATCCAGGCCGCGCCCGGCGGTCCGGTGGAACGGGTGATCGCGCAACTGCGCGGCCATGACGTCGCGGCCACGGGGCGCTTCGCCGGCACTGACCGGGGCGAGATGCAGGCCGCCCATCTCTCGGAAGTTGACCAATCCCGATATCGAGGGGCTCAAGGCATCGATCCGGAGCTGATCGCGGAACTGGAGAGGATGTACGGGTTCGACCAGCCTCCGGCGACCCGGTTCGTTCAGATGATGGGCAATTACCTGCGGTTCGACTTCGGACAGAGCTTTTACCGCGACCAAACCGTGGTTTCGCTGATCCTCCAGAAAATGCCCGTGTCCATTTCCCTGGGGCTGTGGACGACACTGTTGGTCTACGCCATCTCCATTCCTCTGGGGATTCGCAAGGCGGTCCGGGACGGGTCCGCCTTCGACGTGGCCACCAGCGCCGTCGTCGTGGTGGGCTACGCTATTCCCGGCTTTTTGTTCGCCGTGTTGCTTATCGTGATGTTCGCCGGAGGCAGTTTTCTGGACATCTTTCCTCTGCGCGGCCTGACGTCTGAGAATTGGCATGAGCTGAGCTGGCCCTTGCGTGTTCTGGATTATTTCTGGCACCTGACCCTGCCCGTGGCGGCCATGGTCATCGGCGGTTTCGCCGGCCTGACTATGCTCACCAAAAACTCCTTCCTGGAAGAGATTAACAAGCAGTACGTGATGACGGCCCGCTCCAAGGGCCTCGCGGAACGACGGGTGCTCTATGGCCACGTGTTCCGCAACGCCATGCTCATCGTGGTCGCCGGTTTCCCTAGCGCCTTCATCGGCATCCTGTTCACCAGCGCCTTGCTCATCGAGGTGATTTTCTCCCTGGACGGGCTCGGCCTGCTGGGCTTCGAGGCGGCCATCAACCGGGACTACCCGGTGATGTTCGGGACTCTGTACATTTTTACCCTGCTGGGTCTCCTGCTCAATCTGGCAGGCGACCTGATGTACACCCTGATCGACCCGCGCATCGACTTCGAGTCACGTGGATGA
- a CDS encoding RNA methyltransferase produces the protein MNHDIDEDPGCWTVGRKPVQEVLFSKPEQVDVVYIQDGVRSHALERIVDVCKSQKVRYRKVTDAEMRRIHPGNHQGVLARIFQPGFTNMAAVLERTATAPLPLALALDQVQDPGNLGTLARTMVALGGAGIILPKNRTAFPGAVAAKASAGALNRLPIAQVTNLARSLEYCVDQGCTVYGTVVGDDAENLFSFTPTFPAVLVLGNEDKGIRPNVLKRCDHKLFIPMPGEMQSLNVAQAGAMALAMFARAKVLS, from the coding sequence ATGAATCATGATATCGACGAAGATCCAGGCTGTTGGACCGTGGGACGCAAGCCTGTTCAAGAGGTTTTGTTTTCCAAACCTGAGCAGGTGGACGTTGTGTATATTCAGGACGGCGTCAGATCGCATGCCCTGGAACGAATCGTGGACGTCTGCAAGAGCCAAAAAGTCCGCTATCGCAAGGTCACTGACGCGGAGATGCGGCGTATTCATCCCGGAAATCATCAGGGCGTGCTGGCCAGGATATTTCAACCGGGCTTCACGAATATGGCCGCGGTCCTGGAGCGGACCGCGACGGCTCCCCTGCCCCTGGCCCTTGCCTTGGACCAGGTCCAGGACCCCGGAAACCTGGGGACCCTGGCCAGGACCATGGTCGCATTGGGGGGAGCGGGAATCATTTTGCCCAAAAATCGAACCGCCTTTCCCGGGGCCGTGGCCGCCAAAGCCAGCGCCGGAGCGTTGAACCGACTGCCCATCGCCCAAGTGACCAACCTGGCCAGAAGCCTGGAATACTGCGTGGACCAGGGCTGTACAGTGTACGGCACGGTGGTCGGCGACGACGCGGAAAATCTGTTCTCGTTCACCCCGACCTTCCCAGCCGTGTTGGTGCTGGGCAACGAGGACAAGGGTATCCGGCCCAATGTCCTCAAGCGATGCGACCACAAACTGTTCATCCCCATGCCGGGAGAGATGCAGTCTCTGAACGTGGCCCAGGCAGGAGCCATGGCTCTGGCCATGTTCGCCCGGGCCAAGGTTTTGAGCTGA
- a CDS encoding 2-oxoacid:acceptor oxidoreductase family protein produces MNGYQDVIVAGFGGQGVMLIGTLLAYAAMEDGQNVTYLPVYGPEMRGGTANCTVVISKEDIGSPIIRLPKSLIAMNRPSLDKFQPQVLDGGIVVVNSSLVDMKLADSSRVRAVGVPANEIADGLGNTKMANMVAIGAYVQLTGVVPLDVLKASLRKVISPNYAKMIPANEQAIQAGADAVRV; encoded by the coding sequence ATGAACGGATACCAAGACGTCATCGTGGCCGGATTCGGCGGCCAAGGGGTCATGCTGATCGGGACGCTTCTGGCCTACGCAGCTATGGAAGACGGGCAGAACGTGACCTATCTGCCGGTTTACGGCCCGGAAATGCGCGGTGGCACGGCGAACTGCACCGTGGTGATTTCCAAGGAGGACATTGGTTCGCCGATCATCCGTCTTCCAAAGTCGTTAATCGCCATGAACCGTCCGTCATTGGACAAATTCCAGCCTCAGGTCCTGGACGGGGGTATCGTGGTGGTCAACTCCTCCCTGGTGGACATGAAGTTGGCCGACTCGTCGCGGGTCAGGGCCGTGGGCGTGCCGGCCAACGAGATCGCGGACGGTCTCGGCAATACCAAGATGGCCAACATGGTGGCCATCGGTGCGTACGTTCAACTGACCGGCGTCGTGCCGTTGGACGTGCTCAAAGCCAGTCTGAGAAAGGTCATTTCACCGAACTACGCGAAAATGATCCCCGCCAACGAACAGGCGATTCAGGCAGGAGCCGACGCGGTCCGGGTCTGA